AGCTTGGCCAGCTGGTCGGAGAAATCGCGCCGCTCCAGTCGGCTGCGCACCTCGCGCCGCAGCACCTTGCCCATCTCGTTGCGCGGCAACTCGTCCACCACGTAGACCCGGCGCGGCACCTTGTAGGCGGCCAGCCGCTCCTTGACCGACTTGCGCAGTTCGTCCACATCGGGCAGCAGGCCGTCGACGGTCACCACCGCCGCGACCACCTCCTCGACGCCGAGTTCGTTGGCCAGCCCGACGACCGCGATGTCGCGGATGCCATCGTGATCGCGCATGGCGGACTCGACTTCGGAGGGATAGACATTGAATCCGCCGGTGATGACGACTTCTTTCATCCGGTCGACGATGTGCAGGTAGCCGCGCTCATCGGCGACGGCGATGTCACCGGTGCGGAACCAGCCGTCGTAGAACCCATCCTTCTCGCCGGCAGGCAGATTCAGGTACCCGGAGAAGATCTGTGGCCCCTTGGCCAAGATCTCACCCGGCTCGCCGAAGGCGACGTCCTTGGACGAATCCTCCGGGTCGGCCAGCCGTACCTCGGTATCGGGGAAGGGCACGCCGATCGATTCGGCCATGCGGTTCTTGTTCACGGGATTGCCGGTCAGAATGGGGGAGCATTCGCTCAGCCCGTAGCCTTCGATCAGCAGGCCGCCGGTCGCCTTCTCCCACTTCTCGATCAGCTCTCCGCGCAGCGACATCGCCCCCGAGATGCCGGTCTGGATGCCCCGCAGAGAGACACCGCGTTCGGCGGCCCCGTCCACGATGCGCTCGAACAGCGGCGGCACCGCGATCGCCATCGTCGGAGTGCAGCGCTTGATGGCGTCCAGGATCAGACCGGTTTCGGGCTTGGGAATCAGGTGCAGCATGGCGCCGTCGGTTAGTCCGGCATTCATCGACAACGAGCAGCCGAAGACATGGAACAGCGGCAGACAGGCCAAGAAGACATCGTGGCCGGGCTTCAGCGGAGTGACCCATTCGAGCGCCTGCGTGGCGCAGGCCAGCAGATTCGCATGAGTCAGCGGCACCCCCTTCGGGGTGCCCGTGGTTCCTGAGGTATAAAGCACCAGCGCAATGTCCTCGCTGCTCGGACGTACATCGCTGGGCGCCGGGCGGCCGGGCTTGAGCAGATCGGCGAAGGCGAGCGTGCCCGGTGCCGGACGTGAGAGCTGCGCACGACTGCGGCGAGCTTTGGCGATCGGCAGCCGCAACAGCAACCGCTTGATGAACGGCATCGCCGTGATCATGTTGATGCTGATGATCGTGTCCGGACGCACATCGTCGGGCAATTCCTGGAGCACATGGGCCGAGGCGTCCCAGACGATCGCCACCTTGGCGTGGTGATCGCCGAACAGGGGAGTGAGTTCACGGATCGTGTAGAGCGGATTGTGTTCCACGACGGTTGCGCCACAGGCCAACACGGCATAGAACGCGATGACATGCTGAGGGCAGGTCGGCATCAACAGCGCCACATAGTCGCCCGGACGCACTCCCAACTCGTACAGCCGCCCGGCGACCTGGTTGACCGCCCGTTTGAGTTCGGTGAAGCTGGTGCGTGCCCCGAAGAAGTCGAGGGCCGGACGATCATGGAACTCGCGGGTGAACCGGTCGAACCCATCGACCAGGCTGCCCCCGGGATAGTCCAGGTGGCGGCGCACCCCGGGATCGTAGGCCGCGGCCCAGAGTTCATCGAGCGTTGGCATAGTCGGCTCCCGTGCGTCATTGACCGAGCGGCTTGCTCAATCGCCTGCACACAAGGCTATTGCGCCGCGGCTGGATTCGCCCATCAGTGGCCGACGATATCGGCCCCGTTTTTTGTCGGGTTACCACAGCTGTCCTGCTGCCACCGTTGGCGGTATCCCGCAGCGCTAGAACGGCCACAGCAGCGGGACGAGGAAGATGCCCGCCAAGCCATAGAGCAGCAGCAGTGGTGCTCCGAGTTTCCAGTAGTCGTTGAAGCGGTAGCCCGCCGCCTCCTGCACCATGAGGTTCGCCGGGGTGGCCACCGGGGTCAGCAGCGCGGCCGCGGCGAACACGGCGATCGCCACCAGAATCGGCATCGCCGAGATATTCATCTGAGCAGCAGCCGACACGCCGATCGGTATGACGATCAGGGCGGTTGCCATGTTGCTGATCAGTTGACCGAGTACTGCAGTGATGACGAACAGTCCCGCGAGCAGCGCGAAAGGTCCGGCACTGCCCACCACGGAGACCAGGCCTTCGGCCAGCAGTTGCGCCGCTCCGCTCTCAGTCATCCCCACCGATAGCGACATCATGCCTCCGACAAGGATAATCGTCGTCCAGGAGACACCCGCGTAGGCCTCTTCCACGGTGATCACACGCAGCAGGATCATGGCCAGCGCCGCCAGCAGGCCCGCCACAGCGGCCGGGACCACGCCGGTCGCGAGCAACACGATCATGGCAGCCAGGACGCTGAGGGCGCGCTTGGCGCCCCGGCCGAGAGGAACTGCCTGCCGGCGCACCGCGTCCGGGTCGTCGACCGCGATGATGTCGGGATCATCGGCGGCATTGGCCAGCGCCTGCCAGGACCCCCGGAACAGCAGCGAGTCGCCGGCCGACAGCGTCAGCGGGCCGGCGACGTCGCGTCCCTTGTGATGCATCCCGGCCACGACGAGTTCACCCGACTCGGTCACCATCCCGTGGTGGACGAGGTCGCCGATGAATCGGGAGCGCGGCGGAATGATGAACTCGGCGGTACCGCGACCGCGCTGCATCAGCTTGTCCTGGGGCTCGTCCAGCCCGTAGTGCTCGGCGAGCAGCGCACCGTGTGCACCGAGATCGCGCAGCACCTTGCCGGAGGAGCGCTGCGGTACCAGTCGTGAGCCGAGCAGCAGCACGACCCCGATCGTTGCGACGGTGAGCACGAGGCCGATCAGCCCGGTGGAGAAGAGCCCCAGCCGACCGGCCCCGGTCGATTCGGCGTAGTCGGCCACCACGACGGTCACCGGGCTGCCGATCAGCATCAGTAGTGAGCCCGAATGAGCGGCGAACGCTGCGGGCATCAGCAGCTCGGACGGTGAGCGGTGCGCCCGGATCGCGATGACCACGATCACCGGGGTGAGAGCTGCCACCGACCCGTTCGGGGTGATCAGGGCCGTCAGCAAAGCCGCCATCAGCATCACGGTGACCATCAGACGGCTCGGATTGGTTCCGCCCAGCCGCATCGCGAATCCGCCGGCTGCCGCAGTCACACCGCTGGCGTCCAAAGCCTCGCTCACCACGAACAAGGCCGCGATGAACAGCACCGTCGGATCGCCGAAGCCGGCCACGGCCTCACCCAGATCGAGCACTCCGGTGGCCCACAGAGCCAGCGGGACGAGCAGCGCGATGACCGCTATGGGCAGCCGATCCCAGATGAACAGCAGGACCGCGGCCGCCAGGATGATCAGGGCGATGGTGCTTTCGGGCATGGCAACGCTTTCCGAGGAGACTGCGAGGCGGCTCCGCTGAGAGTTCGAGGGCCGCCGCCGGGGTCAAGGCCGCTGTAGTCAAGGAGACAATCGATCAGGGTGGATCGCCCGGCAGGCCGGTCGCTCGATCGCTCAGTTCTTCAGTTCCTGGACGAGCTCGTTCTCGGCCTCGTCCGAAAGCGAGGTCTTCAAGACGGTGCCGCCGAACTCGGCCATGGCGGCCGCGAACTTGTCCTCAGTGAGCTTCTTGGCCATCACGACCAGAGCCGACTTGCCGGGTGTCAGCAATCCGTCCACCCGCTCACGCAGGCTGCGATTGATGCCGGCCTTGCCGGCCAGACCCGCCAGAGCACCCCAGGCGCCGCCGACCAGCAGCCCGACACCGGGAACCAGGAAGAGCAATCCGATGATCATGCCCCACAGCGCGCCGGAGGTGGCGGAGACGCCAACGATGGATCCTGGGGTATCGATGTGCTTCTTGCCGTCATCGTCCACCCGGACAACAGCGAGCCCGGAGAGGTCAATGACGAAATCCTTCTGGAGCTGCAGGACCCTGGCCTGCGCGGCCTCGGCGGTTGCATGGTCGTCATAACCGATGATGATGAGTTCCGACATGGGCGATTGCCTCCTCGTAACGGTGAGCGGACGTGCTCACGTCGCAGAATCAGTCTGCACCAGAAGTTTGGTGTGAGCACCCCTAACACACATCACCCGCCACGGGGGAATCGCAGCTACCCCGGTGGCCGAGATTATGGAATGAGGGGTCTTGGGTTAATCGCAGGGAGGTCGGCATCATGAGCGAAACAGGCAATTCCGGGTCAAGCTTCAAAATCACTCCGCGGGTGTGGTTGGGTCTTGCGATCGCGGTGGTGGCCATCATCTTCATCTTGCAGAACCGCCAGCCCGCCGACATCAGTCTGGTGATGTTGCGGGTGTCCGCCCCGCTGTGGGTCACCTTGAGCGCTGTCTTCCTCGCGGGCTTCGCCGCGGGCTGGCTCGTTTCGAAGCGGCGCAAATGACCATGGTGGACGGCCCGCGTCAGCTGTGTATCCGCGTGGAGGGCGAGTTGCGGCAGGCCTTGGACGCGGAGTTAGGCGGGCTGATCGTGACCCGCTTGCCCTCGGGTACCGAGCTGCGTGGCCGGTTGCCCGACGCGACGCGGCAGTGGAGCGTCCTGCACCGACTGCAACGCGCCGGCTTGGTGCTGCGTTCTGTTGAACGGGTCGACGTCCCCGATGGCGTGTCCACGGCCGAACACTCTCAGCAGGGACCGCTGGCGCTGGTCGAGGTGGAGGGCTATGCCGGCGAGCTGATCGCGGCATCCATCCAGAATATGGAGGTTCATCAGAATCCGCCGTCGACGACCGTGACCATACCGTTCACCAGCGATCAGGAGCTCTTCGAGGTGCTGTGGGAGCTGGAAACGCTGGCTTTCGATGTGCTCGATATGCACATCATCGATTGAACCAAGTCCTGTCGCGGAAAGCCGCCCGAGCCATTCGGGGACGATGGCGCGCGCGACTCATTGACCTGTTCGCGGATGGTCGCGCTTGGTTCGGGCGGACCATAGTAGATTGCTCATGATGGGTGCGCCTCCGCCACGATGGCGCCCGGGCGCAGTTGAAGCGAATGTGAGGCCGTGTCCATGAGCGAGATGGCAGTGCGCCGCTTGTTGGACTCACGGGCACGAGTGCCGGTTCGCTCCGAACTTTTCATACGTCGTCCTCGGCTGACCGATCTCTTGGACCAGGCGACCCAGCGTGAGATCACCTTGGTCACCGGACCCGCGGGAACCGGCAAGACCCTTGCTGTCGCCGACTGGACGCGGGAGAGCGAGCGGGCCGGACGGGTGGCCTGGCTGTCGCTGGATCGTGCCGATGGCCGCGCGCCGCGATTGTGGAGGTCCTTGTTGAGCGCCCTGAGCATGGGGCTCGGCCCGGATGTCTTCCGTGACTTGGAATTGCCCGATACACCCGACATCAGCGTGCTGTACGAGATGGCGCGCGGCCGGGAAACCCCGGTCGTCCTGGTGTTGGACGATCTGCAGGAGCTGGACCAGGGCGACTCGCTCGATTGGCTGGCCGAGCTGCTGCGCTGGCCCCCGGACGGGATGCGGTTCGTGCTCATCTCCCGGCATGATCCGCCCATCAATCTGCACCGGCTTCGGCTCGAGGACAAGCTGTCGGAGGTGCAGTTCAGCGATCTGGCCTTCACCCAGGCGGAGTCCCGGGAACTGCTGGCGAACTGGGGTCTCAGCCTCGACGAACGGGACTTGTCGCGGCTGGTGGACGCGACGGGGGGCTGGGCTGCAGCCATTCGTCTGGCTGCCCTGACCTTGAGCACCTCGGACGATGCAGCGGTGCTGCTGGAACGCTTCGCGGGCCCGACCTTCCTCATTGCTGACTATCTGTGGCACGACGTGCTGGGCATGCTGCCCGAACCGTACGCCGAGTTCCTGCTGCGTACCTCGGTCTCGGAGCGATTGTGTGGCCCGCTGGCCGAAGCCCTGAGCGGCGAGCAGAACGCTGACGAGTTGCTGCGGATGCTGGCGCGCGATCAGTTCCTCGCTCACGAACTAGAGGGCACGGGCTGGTACCGCACACATACGTTGCTCAACAAGGCGCTGCGCGCCAGGCTTCAAACAGACCACCCCGCACTCGCCCGGGAGCAGTATCGCAAAGCAGCGTTGTGGTTTGAAGAGCATGAGGCCTGGACCGAAGCCCTCGACCAGGCGATCAGTTCGGGTGACTGGGACTTCGCCGGCCAGATCGTGGCCCGCTCAGGTGCTGCGATGTGCCTGGGCGCGGACCAGTCGGTCCTCATCGGTTTGATGGCACGGATTCCGGAAGCGTGCGCCCACGACTATCCCGAATTGGCGGTAGGAATGGCGGTGGCGCCGGCCGTCCGAGGCGATCAACCGGCCGTACAGCGATTCCTCAGTCTGGCAGAAGCATCTTTGGACACGTTGTCCGATTCTCGGCGCGCGGTGTGCGTGCTGGCGATCCGCACCCTGCATGCCGTTCACGCGTATCGTGTCTGCGATCCCATCGCGATGCGGGTGGCAACCGACGATGCCGAACGGATTCTCAGTGACCTCAGCTATTCGGACGCACCGGGCTGGGCTTACAACCGTGGAAGCGTG
The Brooklawnia propionicigenes DNA segment above includes these coding regions:
- a CDS encoding SLC13 family permease, with the protein product MPESTIALIILAAAVLLFIWDRLPIAVIALLVPLALWATGVLDLGEAVAGFGDPTVLFIAALFVVSEALDASGVTAAAGGFAMRLGGTNPSRLMVTVMLMAALLTALITPNGSVAALTPVIVVIAIRAHRSPSELLMPAAFAAHSGSLLMLIGSPVTVVVADYAESTGAGRLGLFSTGLIGLVLTVATIGVVLLLGSRLVPQRSSGKVLRDLGAHGALLAEHYGLDEPQDKLMQRGRGTAEFIIPPRSRFIGDLVHHGMVTESGELVVAGMHHKGRDVAGPLTLSAGDSLLFRGSWQALANAADDPDIIAVDDPDAVRRQAVPLGRGAKRALSVLAAMIVLLATGVVPAAVAGLLAALAMILLRVITVEEAYAGVSWTTIILVGGMMSLSVGMTESGAAQLLAEGLVSVVGSAGPFALLAGLFVITAVLGQLISNMATALIVIPIGVSAAAQMNISAMPILVAIAVFAAAALLTPVATPANLMVQEAAGYRFNDYWKLGAPLLLLYGLAGIFLVPLLWPF
- a CDS encoding LuxR C-terminal-related transcriptional regulator, translated to MSEMAVRRLLDSRARVPVRSELFIRRPRLTDLLDQATQREITLVTGPAGTGKTLAVADWTRESERAGRVAWLSLDRADGRAPRLWRSLLSALSMGLGPDVFRDLELPDTPDISVLYEMARGRETPVVLVLDDLQELDQGDSLDWLAELLRWPPDGMRFVLISRHDPPINLHRLRLEDKLSEVQFSDLAFTQAESRELLANWGLSLDERDLSRLVDATGGWAAAIRLAALTLSTSDDAAVLLERFAGPTFLIADYLWHDVLGMLPEPYAEFLLRTSVSERLCGPLAEALSGEQNADELLRMLARDQFLAHELEGTGWYRTHTLLNKALRARLQTDHPALAREQYRKAALWFEEHEAWTEALDQAISSGDWDFAGQIVARSGAAMCLGADQSVLIGLMARIPEACAHDYPELAVGMAVAPAVRGDQPAVQRFLSLAEASLDTLSDSRRAVCVLAIRTLHAVHAYRVCDPIAMRVATDDAERILSDLSYSDAPGWAYNRGSVHALRGIAELWAGQYETAAQMLRAGLASLPPERVGHDEDIRLAGLLALAESGAGRFAEARELARRALDTARSRGRLRGGEAKWAWLAIAYVETYSCDERARDTIAQCAQVIDAHLSPFTAALLQIIQASDDFARDDLASARVRLTSVAASPAGRGRLIAAQVVELRVTVELATNDIERARSVLEEYDQAMAAAGPSSEPGPDLACTARAQLFLASNEPERVRAAVAHNLGGRDLQGAGSWLLVAMAEDRLRHDRLATEAMARAIELAAEEQLEYIFRRPDRRVEMMLRRHLAVAGTYREFVEKMLVRVAVQPAPVGLVQVQPLTEREEAVLLYLPTMAANAEIATALSISENTVKQHLKSIYRKLGVRNRRDAVRVARDRGLLDVHQPPEPINR
- a CDS encoding LapA family protein is translated as MSETGNSGSSFKITPRVWLGLAIAVVAIIFILQNRQPADISLVMLRVSAPLWVTLSAVFLAGFAAGWLVSKRRK
- a CDS encoding DUF1269 domain-containing protein — translated: MSELIIIGYDDHATAEAAQARVLQLQKDFVIDLSGLAVVRVDDDGKKHIDTPGSIVGVSATSGALWGMIIGLLFLVPGVGLLVGGAWGALAGLAGKAGINRSLRERVDGLLTPGKSALVVMAKKLTEDKFAAAMAEFGGTVLKTSLSDEAENELVQELKN
- a CDS encoding AMP-binding protein, with product MPTLDELWAAAYDPGVRRHLDYPGGSLVDGFDRFTREFHDRPALDFFGARTSFTELKRAVNQVAGRLYELGVRPGDYVALLMPTCPQHVIAFYAVLACGATVVEHNPLYTIRELTPLFGDHHAKVAIVWDASAHVLQELPDDVRPDTIISINMITAMPFIKRLLLRLPIAKARRSRAQLSRPAPGTLAFADLLKPGRPAPSDVRPSSEDIALVLYTSGTTGTPKGVPLTHANLLACATQALEWVTPLKPGHDVFLACLPLFHVFGCSLSMNAGLTDGAMLHLIPKPETGLILDAIKRCTPTMAIAVPPLFERIVDGAAERGVSLRGIQTGISGAMSLRGELIEKWEKATGGLLIEGYGLSECSPILTGNPVNKNRMAESIGVPFPDTEVRLADPEDSSKDVAFGEPGEILAKGPQIFSGYLNLPAGEKDGFYDGWFRTGDIAVADERGYLHIVDRMKEVVITGGFNVYPSEVESAMRDHDGIRDIAVVGLANELGVEEVVAAVVTVDGLLPDVDELRKSVKERLAAYKVPRRVYVVDELPRNEMGKVLRREVRSRLERRDFSDQLAKLNPKWRVQLDEIGPDVREWFSQAGDELQERLESSGQEMRERLENLDTNVRSWIEEEGSGLRERLEKMDLPTRLGIWRDQLLGKGSEKYDAEEQNSEASEESDKPKDLESKDTEGQDAERQDADR